In one Novosphingopyxis iocasae genomic region, the following are encoded:
- a CDS encoding DNA polymerase III subunit chi: MPQVDFYQLTRDPAAAILPVLVKKSLAEGHRFHIAHASEEARDALSEALWNASPESFLAHGEVGSCDEAAQPVLLGSGVIGGNGAQYCAIADGDWREGVDGYQRIFFLFEPDKIEGARTAWKALSARDGWQCHYWKQDGRRWTRAA, from the coding sequence GTGCCCCAGGTCGATTTCTATCAGCTCACGCGTGATCCCGCCGCGGCGATCCTGCCGGTGCTGGTCAAGAAATCGCTTGCCGAAGGGCACCGCTTTCACATCGCGCACGCCAGCGAGGAAGCGCGCGATGCGCTGTCCGAGGCGCTATGGAATGCGTCTCCGGAAAGTTTTCTGGCGCATGGCGAAGTGGGCTCCTGCGATGAGGCGGCGCAGCCCGTGCTGCTCGGTTCGGGCGTTATCGGCGGCAACGGCGCGCAATATTGCGCAATCGCCGATGGCGACTGGCGTGAGGGCGTTGACGGCTATCAGCGCATCTTCTTCCTCTTCGAACCCGACAAGATCGAAGGCGCCCGCACCGCCTGGAAGGCGCTGTCTGCCCGCGACGGCTGGCAATGCCATTACTGGAAACAGGATGGCCGCCGCTGGACACGGGCGGCCTGA
- the ndk gene encoding nucleoside-diphosphate kinase, with the protein MAVTRTFSIIKPDATRRNITGAVTKMLEDAGLRVVASKRIQMTEEQAKGFYAVHAERPFYGELVEFMTSGPVVVQVLEGEDAVKRNRDIMGATNPADAEAGTIRKELAESIEANTVHGSDSEENAANEIKFFFTEDEIVG; encoded by the coding sequence ATGGCGGTTACCCGCACCTTTTCGATCATCAAGCCCGATGCCACCCGCCGCAACATCACCGGCGCGGTCACCAAGATGCTGGAAGACGCCGGGCTGCGCGTCGTCGCGTCCAAGCGCATCCAGATGACCGAGGAGCAGGCCAAGGGCTTCTACGCCGTCCACGCAGAGCGCCCCTTCTACGGTGAACTCGTCGAGTTCATGACCAGCGGCCCCGTCGTCGTGCAGGTGCTCGAAGGCGAAGACGCCGTAAAGCGCAACCGCGACATCATGGGCGCGACCAACCCCGCCGACGCCGAAGCCGGCACCATCCGCAAGGAACTGGCCGAAAGCATCGAGGCGAACACCGTCCACGGCTCGGACAGCGAAGAAAACGCCGCGAACGAGATCAAGTTCTTCTTCACCGAAGACGAAATCGTCGGCTGA
- a CDS encoding DUF2256 domain-containing protein: protein MVGKRVEKANLPTKTCASCGRPFTWRRKWKDVWDEVKYCSKRCHGSARSSSS from the coding sequence ATGGTGGGCAAGCGCGTCGAAAAGGCGAACCTGCCCACCAAGACCTGCGCCTCCTGCGGACGCCCGTTCACCTGGCGGCGCAAGTGGAAGGATGTGTGGGACGAGGTGAAATATTGCTCGAAGCGCTGCCACGGTTCGGCGCGTTCCTCGTCCAGCTAG
- a CDS encoding YoaK family protein, giving the protein MADARKNLPAAAVLTALAGYVDATGYLVTGGFFPSFMSGNSTRAGIGLAEQSSAATIALMLIGSFVLGVIAGTVLRIISRKHIASSLLIGIAACLAVSQLLFDHDWKMLGVAIIAFGMGAENLVFERDGEVRFGITYMTGTLVKIGQHIGRALGGGPRWDWLHYAALWIAMLAGGASGALIYAHWSLDALWGPVVVLLILAFVLRHHDEQDESGETDR; this is encoded by the coding sequence TTGGCCGATGCGCGCAAAAACCTTCCGGCGGCCGCAGTTCTGACGGCACTGGCGGGCTATGTCGATGCAACCGGCTATCTGGTGACCGGCGGATTCTTTCCTTCGTTCATGAGCGGAAACTCGACGCGTGCCGGAATCGGCCTAGCGGAGCAGTCGAGCGCGGCGACCATCGCGCTGATGCTAATCGGATCCTTCGTGCTCGGCGTGATCGCGGGCACGGTGCTGCGGATCATTTCGCGTAAGCATATCGCAAGCTCGCTACTGATCGGAATTGCAGCCTGTCTGGCGGTAAGCCAGCTCCTGTTCGATCATGACTGGAAAATGTTAGGCGTGGCGATCATCGCCTTCGGCATGGGCGCGGAAAATCTCGTGTTCGAACGCGACGGGGAGGTGCGCTTCGGCATCACCTATATGACGGGCACGCTCGTCAAGATCGGCCAACATATCGGCCGAGCGCTGGGCGGAGGGCCGCGCTGGGACTGGCTGCACTATGCAGCGCTCTGGATTGCCATGCTGGCGGGCGGAGCGAGCGGCGCGCTGATCTACGCGCACTGGAGCCTGGATGCCCTGTGGGGACCGGTCGTGGTGCTCCTGATTCTCGCCTTCGTGCTGCGCCATCATGACGAACAGGACGAGAGCGGCGAGACCGACCGCTGA
- the purM gene encoding phosphoribosylformylglycinamidine cyclo-ligase — translation MSDTNDPSAPYSYEQSGVSIAAGNALVRAIAPLARATARPGADADLGGFGGFFDPKAAGFSDPLLVAANDGVGTKVKLAIDHDRHDAIGVDLVAMCVNDLIVQGAEPLFFLDYFATGKLDNGVAERVVAGIAEGCKQAGCALIGGETAEMPGMYAAGDYDLAGFSVGAVERGEQLTGEAIAPGDIILGLESSGVHSNGFSLVRRLAADKNWDMHAPAPFDDSRSLLDALIAPTRIYVKALLPLLREGHINGLAHITGGGLLENIPRVLPEGCRAMIDAGAWDQPGLMAFLQEQGSIAPGEMARTFNCGIGMAVIVREDRAGRVTQALEDAGETVHAIGRIGAGKRGCRIGAAHGDWGASAEWEAAHDA, via the coding sequence ATGAGCGACACAAACGACCCGTCCGCCCCTTATAGCTACGAACAGTCCGGCGTATCGATTGCTGCCGGCAACGCGCTGGTGCGCGCCATCGCGCCGCTCGCTCGTGCCACGGCGCGGCCCGGCGCGGACGCCGACCTTGGCGGTTTCGGCGGATTTTTCGATCCGAAGGCGGCAGGGTTCAGCGATCCGCTGCTGGTTGCCGCGAACGACGGCGTGGGCACCAAGGTAAAGCTCGCCATCGATCATGACCGGCACGACGCGATCGGCGTGGATCTGGTGGCGATGTGCGTCAACGATCTGATCGTGCAGGGCGCAGAGCCGCTGTTCTTCCTCGATTATTTCGCCACCGGGAAGCTGGACAACGGCGTTGCAGAGCGCGTGGTCGCGGGGATCGCCGAGGGCTGCAAGCAGGCAGGATGCGCGCTGATCGGAGGCGAGACGGCGGAAATGCCGGGCATGTATGCGGCGGGCGACTACGATCTGGCGGGTTTTTCCGTCGGCGCGGTCGAGCGCGGTGAACAGCTTACCGGAGAGGCGATCGCACCGGGCGACATCATCCTGGGGCTGGAAAGCTCGGGCGTGCATTCCAACGGCTTCTCGCTGGTCCGTCGCCTCGCCGCCGACAAGAACTGGGATATGCATGCGCCCGCGCCGTTCGATGACAGCCGCAGCCTGCTCGATGCGCTGATCGCGCCCACCCGCATTTATGTGAAGGCGCTGCTGCCGCTCCTTCGCGAAGGCCATATCAACGGCCTTGCCCATATCACCGGCGGCGGGCTGCTGGAAAATATCCCGCGCGTCCTACCCGAGGGGTGCCGCGCGATGATCGACGCGGGCGCCTGGGACCAGCCGGGCCTGATGGCATTTCTGCAGGAACAGGGATCGATCGCGCCGGGCGAAATGGCCCGCACGTTCAACTGCGGCATCGGCATGGCGGTGATCGTGCGCGAGGACCGCGCGGGCCGCGTGACGCAGGCGCTGGAAGACGCAGGCGAGACCGTTCACGCCATCGGCCGTATTGGCGCTGGCAAGCGCGGCTGCCGCATCGGTGCCGCCCACGGCGACTGGGGCGCGAGCGCCGAATGGGAAGCGGCACATGATGCGTGA
- a CDS encoding heavy-metal-associated domain-containing protein, with translation MRLPSPPRKWMIAAAATVLAGSSALVYAQIEGPERGVPPIASTGDFEVSGIEVNVTGKDAEDARRNGWAEAQRLGWAKLWARTHGGQKSSLPDSRLNDMVSAIVVEEEEIGPRRYVARLGVVFDRARAGQLLGVSGKVTRSAPLMIIPVTINAGAPMVFEQRTDWQRAWARYRTSESAIDYIRPYGGGGDSLVLTAGQIDRRSRIWWRALLDQFGAADILIPIVRIERQWPGGPVEATFTARYGPDNTYLESFGLRTSGPGGIAKMMDEGVRRINAIYERALAAGMLAPDKSLIVQEPVDESELIDLEEPAPVVDSGPSRPGDDNYVPSIGPPPPSATAAATPAAAPSIQSFNVQFATPDASAVTAAEAAVRGAAGVQGATTSSLALGGTSVMRVTFAGDRDALRAALAARGFTLQDAGGALRISR, from the coding sequence ATGCGTTTGCCCAGTCCCCCCCGTAAATGGATGATCGCCGCCGCGGCCACCGTGCTCGCCGGTTCCTCCGCGCTCGTCTACGCGCAGATCGAAGGGCCGGAGCGCGGCGTTCCACCGATCGCCTCCACCGGAGATTTCGAGGTGAGCGGGATCGAGGTGAACGTCACCGGCAAGGATGCAGAAGACGCCCGCCGCAATGGCTGGGCGGAGGCGCAGCGCCTGGGCTGGGCCAAATTGTGGGCGCGCACCCATGGCGGGCAGAAGTCCAGCCTGCCCGATTCGCGGCTCAACGACATGGTCTCCGCCATTGTAGTGGAGGAAGAGGAGATCGGCCCGCGCCGCTATGTTGCGCGTCTGGGCGTAGTGTTCGACCGGGCACGGGCAGGGCAGTTGCTGGGCGTCAGCGGCAAGGTGACCCGCTCCGCGCCGCTGATGATCATCCCGGTAACAATCAATGCCGGCGCGCCGATGGTGTTCGAACAGCGCACCGACTGGCAGCGTGCCTGGGCGCGTTACCGCACGTCCGAAAGCGCGATCGATTATATCCGGCCCTATGGCGGCGGCGGCGATTCGCTGGTGCTGACGGCGGGGCAGATCGACCGGCGCAGCCGTATCTGGTGGCGCGCCCTGCTCGATCAGTTCGGTGCGGCCGACATCCTGATCCCGATCGTGCGGATCGAGCGGCAGTGGCCGGGCGGCCCGGTGGAGGCGACCTTCACCGCGCGCTACGGCCCGGACAACACTTATCTGGAAAGCTTCGGGCTGCGCACGTCCGGCCCCGGCGGCATCGCCAAGATGATGGACGAGGGCGTGCGCCGCATCAATGCAATCTATGAGCGCGCCCTGGCCGCCGGCATGCTGGCACCGGACAAGTCGCTGATCGTGCAGGAACCGGTGGACGAGAGCGAGCTGATCGATCTCGAAGAACCGGCACCGGTTGTGGACAGCGGGCCGAGCCGTCCGGGCGACGACAACTATGTGCCCTCGATCGGGCCGCCGCCGCCAAGCGCTACAGCTGCGGCTACTCCGGCTGCGGCACCGTCGATCCAGAGCTTCAACGTGCAGTTCGCAACGCCCGATGCATCTGCCGTGACCGCCGCCGAGGCCGCGGTGCGCGGGGCAGCGGGCGTGCAGGGCGCGACCACGTCCAGCCTGGCGCTGGGTGGTACATCTGTCATGCGGGTGACCTTTGCCGGAGACCGCGATGCCTTGCGCGCGGCACTGGCGGCGCGCGGCTTCACCCTCCAGGATGCGGGCGGCGCGCTCAGGATCAGCCGCTAG
- a CDS encoding DnaA/Hda family protein, giving the protein MRQIALPLDWSAGSGTELIVTPANEGAAGLIENHSYWPQGGVILTGPPRSGKSLMAAHFEVSHSGTAIDDADQWENEALFHAWNAAKGAGKPLLLTARTPPGEWGTALPDLRSRLAAMQLTQLAEPDDAMLEGLLRLHLARAGTGATDETLSYIVKRIDRSYAATERFVREANARALEQGGPVGMKLARNLFEHQDELDI; this is encoded by the coding sequence ATGCGGCAGATCGCGCTTCCCCTGGATTGGTCCGCCGGTAGCGGCACGGAACTGATCGTTACGCCCGCCAATGAAGGGGCGGCGGGACTGATCGAAAATCACAGCTACTGGCCGCAGGGCGGCGTGATCCTCACCGGACCGCCGCGATCGGGCAAAAGCCTGATGGCTGCGCATTTCGAAGTCAGCCACTCCGGCACTGCGATCGACGATGCCGATCAGTGGGAGAACGAGGCGCTGTTTCACGCCTGGAACGCTGCGAAGGGGGCGGGCAAGCCGCTGCTCCTTACCGCACGCACGCCGCCGGGTGAATGGGGCACTGCATTGCCGGACTTGCGATCGCGCCTTGCCGCGATGCAGCTTACCCAGCTGGCTGAGCCGGACGATGCGATGCTGGAGGGGCTCCTGCGGCTTCATCTGGCGCGCGCGGGAACCGGGGCGACCGACGAGACGCTCTCTTATATCGTGAAGCGCATCGACCGCAGCTACGCCGCGACCGAGCGATTCGTTCGCGAAGCCAATGCCCGCGCGCTGGAACAAGGCGGCCCCGTGGGCATGAAGCTGGCGCGCAATCTGTTCGAACATCAGGACGAATTGGATATTTGA
- a CDS encoding RNA degradosome polyphosphate kinase, protein MAESDAKFRKTPPSPNPPEGARRYINRELSWLKFNERVLEEARNPSHPLIERLRFLSISGSNLDEFFMVRVAGLVGQVAQGVELCSPDGLTPAQQLEAIYEQSDRLMQAQQQAWEFLRGALEEEGVAVVMPSSLDEEGAAWLRDHFNDQIFPILTPQALDPAHPFPFIPNLGLSIVLDMKRQKDGRSIRELLMIPAALPRFLRVPGGAARYVTIEDTVLFFVERLFPGYDLIGSGTFRIVRDSDIEVEEEAEDLVRYFKSAIKRRRKGQVIRLELNDSLPDAVSATIREDLLVVGSSRALVHGFIGISDLAILCNEDRPDLKFPAFTPRFPERIREYDGDCFAAIQAKDIIVHHPYESFDVVVAMIEQAASDPDVVAIKLALYRAGRQSRIIRALIDAAEAGKSVTAVVELKARFDEEQNLAWAAQLERAGVQVVYGFIEWKTHAKVTMIVRKEEGGYRTYCHFGTGNYHPVTAKIYTDLSYFTADPAAGHDAAQLFNYITGYVEPGELSRISISPVYLRQDLEALIAAEMANAADGKPAAIWAKMNSLVDAQMIDRLYEASQAGVQIDLVVRGICCLRPGIAGLSENIRVKSVIGRFLEHSRIWAFANGRALPNDGAKLFISSADWMPRNLERRVEYMMPISNPTVHDQVLDQVMVANLIDNEQSWEMDGEGQYERVQPEGKRFNLHQYFMTNPSLSGRGKALKKSKSVPKLRLDRRKPK, encoded by the coding sequence ATGGCTGAAAGCGACGCAAAGTTCCGGAAGACGCCGCCCAGCCCCAATCCGCCGGAAGGCGCGCGGCGCTACATCAACCGCGAGCTCAGCTGGCTCAAATTCAACGAACGCGTGCTGGAGGAGGCCCGCAACCCCAGCCATCCGCTGATTGAGCGACTGCGTTTCCTCTCCATCTCCGGCAGCAATCTGGATGAGTTTTTCATGGTCCGCGTCGCAGGCCTGGTCGGGCAGGTGGCGCAGGGGGTGGAGCTGTGCTCGCCCGACGGCCTGACCCCCGCCCAGCAGCTTGAGGCGATCTACGAACAGAGCGACCGGCTGATGCAAGCGCAGCAGCAGGCGTGGGAATTTCTCCGCGGCGCGCTGGAGGAAGAGGGCGTCGCAGTGGTCATGCCGTCCTCGCTGGATGAAGAGGGCGCGGCCTGGCTGCGCGATCATTTCAACGATCAGATTTTCCCCATCCTGACACCGCAGGCGCTGGACCCGGCGCATCCTTTCCCCTTCATTCCCAACCTGGGCCTCAGCATCGTGCTCGACATGAAGCGGCAGAAGGATGGCCGCTCGATCCGCGAACTGCTGATGATCCCCGCCGCATTGCCGCGCTTCCTGCGCGTGCCAGGGGGCGCGGCGCGATACGTCACCATAGAAGATACGGTGCTGTTCTTCGTGGAGCGGCTGTTTCCGGGATATGATCTGATCGGATCGGGCACATTCCGCATCGTGCGCGACAGCGATATCGAAGTGGAGGAAGAGGCCGAAGATCTGGTCCGCTACTTCAAGAGCGCGATCAAGCGGCGGCGCAAGGGGCAGGTAATCCGGCTGGAGCTGAACGACAGCCTGCCCGATGCCGTGTCCGCCACGATCCGTGAAGATCTCCTCGTCGTCGGCTCCTCCCGCGCGCTCGTCCACGGCTTTATCGGCATCAGCGATCTGGCGATCCTGTGCAATGAAGACCGGCCGGACCTGAAATTCCCCGCCTTTACCCCGCGCTTCCCGGAGCGCATCCGCGAATATGACGGGGATTGCTTCGCCGCGATCCAGGCGAAGGACATCATCGTCCACCACCCTTATGAAAGCTTCGACGTGGTGGTTGCCATGATCGAGCAGGCCGCGTCCGATCCGGATGTCGTCGCAATCAAGCTGGCGCTTTACCGCGCGGGGCGCCAGTCGCGCATCATCCGTGCCCTGATTGACGCGGCGGAGGCAGGCAAGTCCGTGACGGCGGTAGTGGAGTTGAAGGCGCGTTTTGACGAGGAACAGAACCTTGCCTGGGCGGCGCAGCTCGAACGCGCGGGCGTGCAGGTGGTCTATGGCTTCATCGAGTGGAAGACGCACGCCAAGGTCACCATGATCGTGCGCAAGGAGGAGGGCGGCTACCGCACCTACTGCCATTTCGGCACCGGCAATTATCACCCGGTCACCGCCAAAATTTACACCGATCTCAGCTATTTCACCGCCGATCCGGCTGCCGGGCATGATGCCGCGCAGCTGTTCAACTATATCACCGGCTATGTCGAACCGGGCGAGCTCAGCCGCATCTCGATTTCACCGGTCTATCTTCGGCAGGATCTGGAGGCGTTGATCGCGGCTGAAATGGCGAACGCCGCAGACGGCAAGCCCGCCGCCATCTGGGCCAAGATGAACTCGCTGGTCGATGCGCAGATGATCGACCGACTATATGAGGCGAGCCAGGCGGGCGTACAGATCGATCTGGTCGTGCGCGGCATCTGCTGTCTGCGGCCCGGTATCGCTGGCCTGTCGGAAAACATCCGCGTGAAATCCGTGATCGGGCGCTTTCTGGAGCACAGCCGCATTTGGGCTTTCGCCAATGGCCGCGCGCTGCCCAATGACGGCGCAAAGCTGTTCATCAGCTCGGCGGACTGGATGCCGCGCAATCTGGAACGGCGCGTGGAATATATGATGCCGATCTCAAACCCCACCGTGCATGACCAGGTGCTCGATCAGGTGATGGTCGCC